One window of the Rhipicephalus sanguineus isolate Rsan-2018 chromosome 2, BIME_Rsan_1.4, whole genome shotgun sequence genome contains the following:
- the LOC119382995 gene encoding protein unc-45 homolog B, producing the protein MTTDASEQSSSSSPAQAVKQEGNDLFKAGDFAGALEKYTKALSIVDSGEKAVLLNNRAAANLKLHRYEQALKDASEVLELNQSDVKALFRRSQAYEALGKVDEAFKDARKILQIDPKNSAVQQCLRRLSQAIDKIARENASTTNKVTQMIGVIENNSSSLELKNQAANNLVVIAREKAGAEAIIHANSITKCLSAMRSLKNAEFSLSCIRIFSELSKKKLEWALKVLNEFGLAAMIDQFVSKDEQHITAVQYLFQAIINTLSGMDSKESKKPDQQMMKDNEAHIDAIMLALVKSSSSRVMTAQGRDAILELITKNVDYDCLNWGMKLVDADGLRELLEVASELEDIKYESSMDISPNTRPNCSVAFERIYFCMDHDKAKEKYREKVMEYVNSKLGDAEIESKVRVTAAITTLLLGPLDVGNNCLASPGVVEMMLAMAGSEEELQQRVAAEAIIAAASKKDKCTSIISTGLGILKKLYKSENDNIKVRALVGLCKLGSFGGTDSSLRPFSDGTTLKLVGTCRNFLINPKKDKDLRKWAAEGLAYLTLDAEVKEDLIGDKAAIHALIDLAKTEQKSVLYGVLTTLVNLTNSYEKQEIIPELKELAKFAKQHVPEEHVYDSKEHVDKRTKILAESGVTVALVALSSTESKNSREMIARVFNAICEHQELRGHVVQQGGAKVLLKLALENTPNGKMIAAQALARLGITINPEVAFPGQRALEVVRPLLSLLHPDCSALQGFEALMALTNLATVSESVRTRMIKDGGITTIENYCYEDHVMLKRAATQCILNLMQSEEVVAIYEKGDRVKYLTLCLEDEDYDTALAAAGALAMLTSVSTEACRKVVEVKDWEDIFGGLAAHQNEGLQHRGICILHNLVHSTREVAEKLVDTKVLEVLLAVSQIEGTASSETVKKLAQETLKKAEEWKLIEKSEQPAEGDDVQ; encoded by the exons CCACGGATGCATCGGAACAGAGCTCTTCTTCGAGCCCCGCACAGGCTGTAAAGCAAGAGGGCAATGATTTGTTCAAGGCTGGAGATTTTGCAGGCGCCCTGGAGAAGTACACGAAAGCATTGTCGATCGTGGACAGCGGGGAGAAAGCCGTCTTGCTGAACAATAGAGCCGCGGCTAACTTGAAGCTACATAGATACGAACAAGCCCTAAAGGACGCTTCAGAAG TTCTGGAACTTAACCAATCGGACGTGAAGGCACTTTTTCGGCGGAGTCAAGCTTACGAGGCTCTTGGAAAAGTGGACGAAGCTTTCAAAGATGCCCGTAAAATTCTCCAAATTGATCCGAAAAACAGCGCTGTCCAGCAGTGCCTCCGCCGTCTTAGTCAAGCCATTGATAAAATC GCAAGAGAAAACGCAAGCACCACCAACAAGGTGACACAAATGATTGGCGTTATTGAGAACAACAGCTCCTCGCTTGAACTCAAGAACCAG GCTGCGAACAACCTAGTTGTTATAGCTAGGGAAAAGGCTGGTGCAGAGGCCATTATCCATGCCAACAGTATCACGAAATGCCTGAGCGCAATGCGTTCGTTAAAGAATGCGGAGTTTTCCTTGTCTTGCATACGAATATTCAGCGAGCTGAGTAAGAAGAAGCTGGAGTGG GCTTTGAAAGTGTTGAACGAGTTCGGACTTGCCGCAATGATTGACCAGTTCGTCAGCAAAGACGAGCAGCACATCACAGCGGTGCAGTACCTTTTCCAGGCTATCATCAATACTCTCAGTGGGATGGACTCTAAGGAGTCAAAAAAGCCAGATCAACAAATGATGAAAG ATAACGAAGCACACATTGATGCAATCATGCTTGCACTGGTGAAAAGTTCCTCCAGTCGTGTCATGACAGCTCAAGGCCGTGACGCCATCTTGGAGCTTATCACAAAAAATGTTGACTATGATTGCCTCAACTGGGGCATGAAGTTGGTTGATGCGGATG GCCTTAGGGAATTGCTGGAAGTTGCGAGTGAGCTCGAGGACATCAAGTACGAAAGCAGCATGGATATAAGTCCAAACACGAGACCGAACTGCTCAGTTGCATTTGAAAGGATATACTTTTGTATGGACCACGACAAAGCAAAAGAGAAGTACAGGGAAAAAGTGATGGAATACGTCAA TTCGAAACTGGGAGATGCCGAGATTGAAAGCAAGGTTCGTGTTACAGCTGCAATCACTACATTGCTTCTG GGTCCACTAGACGTTGGCAACAATTGCCTCGCTTCACCAGGGGTTGTTGAGATGATGCTTGCCATGGCCGGCTCTGAAGAAGAACTGCAGCAG AGAGTAGCTGCTGAAGCCATCATTGCTGCAGCGTCCAAAAAGGACAAGTGCACAAGCATCATATCCACTGGACTGGGCATTCTCAAAAAACTGTACAAGTCTGAGAACGACAACATCAAAGTTCGCGCACTTGTC GGGCTGTGCAAGCTTGGCTCCTTTGGTGGCACCGACAGCAGTTTGCGTCCTTTCTCTGACGGAACCACTCTGAAGCTCGTGGGCACGTGTAGAAA CTTCCTTATCAACCCAAAGAAAGACAAGGATCTCAGAAAGTGGGCAGCTGAGGGTCTGGCCTACCTTACTCTTGATGCTGAAGTGAAAGAAGACCTCATTGGTGACAAGGCTGCCATCCACGCTCTCATCGACCTGGCAAAG ACCGAACAAAAGTCTGTCCTCTACGGCGTTCTCACAACATTGGTCAACCTCACAAACAGCTATGAGAAGCAGGAAATCATACCAGAGCTCAAGGAACTTGCCAAGTTTGCCAAGCAGCATGTACCTGAAGAGCATGTATAC GACTCCAAGGAGCATGTCGACAAACGAACAAAAATTCTTGCCGAGTCGGGTGTCACTGTGGCACTCGTGGCCCTGTCATCGACAGAAAGCAAGAACAGTCGGGAAATGATTGCCAG AGTATTCAATGCAATATGTGAGCATCAGGAGCTCCGTGGCCACGTTGTTCAGCAAGGCGGAGCAAAG GTGCTGCTCAAGCTTGCTCTGGAAAACACACCCAATGGAAAGATGATAGCAGCACAGGCCTTGGCTCGGCTCGGAATCACCATCAATCCTGAGGTTGCTTTCCCTGGTCAGAGG gCTCTCGAGGTGGTCCGGCCCCTTTTGTCCCTGCTTCACCCAGATTGCTCTGCGCTGCAGGGCTTTGAAGCACTGATGGCACTCACGAATCTTGCTACAGTCAGTGAGAGTGTCAG GACCCGCATGATCAAGGATGGAGGCATCACCACGATAGAGAACTATTGTTACGAAGATCATGTCATGCTCAAACGGGCTGCCACCCAGTGCATCCTGAACTTGATGCAAAGTGAAGAG GTGGTCGCAATATACGAGAAAGGTGATCGGGTGAAGTACCTCACGTTGTGCCTGGAGGATGAAGACTATGACACGGCATTAGCTGCTGCTGGAGCATTAGCCATGCTTACATCAGTCAGCACTGAAGCCTGTCGTAAAGTGGTGGAG GTTAAGGACTGGGAGGACATATTTGGTGGCCTGGCGGCTCACCAGAACGAGGGCCTCCAGCACCGTGGCATCTGCATCCTGCACAACCTGGTGCATTCCACGCGAGAGGTGGCAGAGAAGCTGGTCGACACTAAGGTACTGGAAGTCCTGCTCGCAGTCAGCCAGATTGAAGGAACGGCCAGCAGCGAGACGGTGAAGAAGCTGGCGCAGGAAACGCTCAAGAAGGCTGAGGAGTGGAAACTCATAGAGAAGTCCGAACAGCCCGCCGAAGGCGACGACGTCCAGTAA